The nucleotide sequence GCGGCAACCGCGCGGCCGTGGCGGCGTACCGCGCGCGCAAGCAGCACGCCGCCGACGCCTCCTGACCAGGCTCTGACATCTTCTCGGTTGGCACGTTCCGTACGGAACGCCTGTGACAACCTTCGGACGTGGTCCTCAGGCGTGGTCAATGCACCTGCTGCAGCTGCCCGACCAAGCGGTCCTCGGATGCCTGGTCAGCAGTCCGGAGAACCATCGGCACCATCCTCGAGAAGCCCGCCAGCATGACGACGTAACTCGCGAGGAGTACCGGCTTGCTCGCGAGGGTGAAGCCCGCGATGTTCAGGACCAAGCAGGCGGCCAAACATGCACAGGCCCAGTGTGGGACCAGCCGCGCACGCCACAAGACGGCCGAGACAACGAACACTCCCAGCATCGCCACTGCGCCCACGTTGTAGAAGATCTCCACGCCGGAGGACGATTCGTACTGGGATGCCAAGTGAGCCATCGCCTCGGAGTTTCCCTGCGTCGAACCCATCCGCCAGAACACGAGTTCCGTGGCTGCGTCGCCGATGGCGATGAGCATGCCGAGCTGAGCTACTCCGCCGGCGACGTACGCCCACGGATGGTTCTGACGCAACAGACTCATGATCCCGAAGAGGGCAGGTATCAACAGAACTGAGCTGACGAAGATGGCGCAGCCGTAAACATAGAACGCCCGCGGATGCGCTGCGATGCCCGCCAGCTCCTCCACCGCGGAGGGGCGAAGGGCCGGGTTCGCGAGCGCGGCAACACACCCGGCAACGGGGGCGAGGACGAGGGTGGTCGCATTGGTCAAGGCGGGGATCCGGCGTGGGTCCATGACGAGCCTCCGAAGGGATCAGTGCTGGGATGACCGGGGACGCTAGGAGCGCTCGGGATTTGCCCGCATCACCCGGAGGGATCCGGCCTGATCGACCTGAGGAAGGGGGCTCATAGCCTTATGGCTACTGCCGGCATTCGTGGCCCGCGACTACCGTGGACGCGTGCGCTGGCGGAGGTTCGACCGACGCGACGCGGTCGACGTCGGGCTCGCCGCGGTCGGCGTCGCGCTCGGCTATGTGACATTCTTCGCTGGTAACCCGGTCGGGGATCCAGTGGCGGGTCCGTCCTGGTTCGTGGCGGTCTTCCCGGTACTGCTCGCGGGGCCACTAGCGCTACGACGTCGAGCCCCCCTCATCTCCTTCGCGCTCATCATCCTCGCGGTCGTTCTTCAAGCGGTCCTGAGCGACGACTCCCCCGAGGGACTGCAGATGATCTACGCGCTGGGGCTGGGCGCGTTCTCGGTGGCCGCCTACTCACGTCGGATGCGCGCGCTCGCGGGTCTGGGAACAGCTGCCGTGGGGTACATCGTGTACGCCGCCGCCAACGCAGACGTCCGCACCGGCGAAGCCGGCCAACTGTGGGCCGCGTCCTTCTTCGCAGCAGCGCTCGTCGGGGCTTGGCTGTGGGGCCTTGCAGTGAGCACCCGCCGCGAGGGGCGCCTTCATGCCGCTAGGGCACATACGGCCGAAGCGCGAACGGCAGCTGCCGTCGCGGAGGAACGTGCTCGCCTCGCCCGAGAACTGCACGATGTCGTCTCGCACCACCTCAGCGTCGTCGTCGTCCAAGCCTCCGGCGCACGCAGCAGCAACCCCGACAATGCGGCCACCTTGGAGAAGATCGAGAACAGCGGACGGGAATCGTTGGCCGAGATGAGGCGCCTCCTGGGTGTGCTCCGAGAACACGACGGCGCCGCTGACCTCCGGCCTCAGCCAGGGCTAGGCGACCTCCCGGCGCTCGCAAGCCAGTTCGAGGAGGCGGGACTCCACGTCGAGATGACGACCGACGGCTTGGAACGAGGGTTGCCGGACGTTCTGGCGCTCTCCGTGTATCGCATCGTCCAGGAGGCACTCACGAATGTGCTCCGGCACTCCGGCGCGTCCAAGGCCAGGGTCTCGGTCGACGTCTCGAGTCAGGCAGTGGAGATCGAGATCGCGGACAACGGTACGCGTCACGACGAACACCAAACCCCGGGCCACGGCCTCGTCGGCATGAGAGAGCGAACGGCACTGTTCGGTGGCACATTCGAGGCGGGGCCACAGGCCGCCGGCGGCTACCGGGTACGCGCTGTGTGCCTTCTCGACCCCGCCACATGACCGAGGAGACCATCCGGATCGTTCTTGCCGACGATCAGGATCTCGTGCGTGAGGGTGTCCGGATGATGCTCGAGGCGGAGGCAGATTTCAGGGTCATCGGTGAAGCCCGATCTGGGATCGCGGCAGTGCAACGCGTGGAGGAGCTCGACCCCGACGTCGTCCTGATGGACATCCGGATGCCCGTCATGGACGGGATCGAGGCGACCACCCGGATTGCCTCGACCGGGGCCCGCGCCCGCGTGCTCATCCTGACCACCTTCGATCTCGACGAGTACGTGTTCCTCGCGCTGCGAGCAGGCGCAAGCGGGTTCCTGCTGAAGGATGCGACCCGCGACCAGCTCACTCGGGGGGTACGGTCCGTGGCCCGCGGGGACGCGTTGCTGGACCCGGGCATCACTCGAAGACTCATCGAGGAGTACTGCCGTGTCCCGCCCGCCTCGTCCGCAGCAGAGCACGCTCGGCTGACGCTTTCCGAGCGGGAGCTCGAGGTTCTCCTCCACGTTGCACAGGCGAAGTCCAACGCGGAAATTGCCGCTGACCTCTTCGTCAGCGAAGCCACCGTGAAGTCATACGTGGCCCGCCTCCTCAGCAAACTCGGGCTTCGCGACCGAGTCCAGATCGTCGTATACGCCTACGAACAGGGCCTGGTCGCCCCCGGCGCGAGAGACGATCACCTGGGCAAATAGGCTCCAGGAAGGTCGCTCCTGGATACCAAGCTCGCGGCGACCCGGATGGCCGTCGAGGCGGCCATGGCGATGATCGACGTCGTCCGCGCCGACGAGCTCTCCCGCCTGCGCGTGTGCGACTACCCGACCTGCAGCAGCGTCGTCCTCGATCTGTCGAAGAACCGCTCCAAGCGGTACTGCGACGCGGGCTGCGGCAACCGCGCGGCCGTGGCGGCGTACCGCGCGCGCAAGCACCAGGGCGGCGAGGCCTCCTGACCAGGCCATGGCACCGATGGCGCGAGACATCACAGAGTGGAGGTGGCGGGCCGGTATCAGAACCCTCCAGCCGCTCTTCAGAGTTTGCTAGCCAAACTGCCCAACTGGGAGCGAATCGATCGCCCGTACCCGAAAGAGTGTTCTCCGCACAAGGTCTCCGATCGGCTGGGGGACGATCTCCAGGAGCTGATCGCGGCCTACCAGGCCGGCGCGAGTACGAGAGTCCTTGCCCTGAACTATGGCATCGGCAAGACCTCGGTCCTCAGATTGTTGCGGCGAACCGGCGTACCGCTCCGACCACGAGGCGGCTACCGATCCTGATCGGCAGTCTCGGCAGCCATCCGCTTTCGGGTGCCGCGTAGCAGCGCCTCGCCAACAGCTCGCAGTTCCGGGCCTCGCATTCAGCACCTAGCCAGCCCGATCATCCCGACGTCGGACCTGGTCGACGTCGATGTAACCGTCCGCGCTGGGCTCGCGTTCGCCCGCCGTCGTCGAGGACCTCTTGACGGTGCCGCGCGCGCCGGCGACCGCCTCACGCAACGCGGGCGCTACTTCATCACCGAATAGGGCGATCGGGTGAGCGTCGTCGGCGACGAGGACGAACGTCGCGATACCGTGATCGACTGCCAGAGGCAGGAGCGCGTCCACCCATTGGGCGGGCGAGCCTTGGGTGTACCCGCGGCCGAAACGGTCGAAGGTCCCGTGGAAGTCGAAGATTCGGCGGATTGCCCGCGGATCCCGGCCGGCCATCGTCGCTGCATCGTCGATGGCGCGGTTGCCGGCGGCGAGCTCACGCGAGACGTCGGTCATCCACGCGCCTCCCGAGATCCACCCGTCGGCGCTGCGCCCGACCAGCTGCCGCGCACGAGGCCCGCCGGCCGGTACCCAGATCGCGATGTCGTGGGCGGGCTTAGGCCCACGCTCGCCGGCGACCTGGTAGTGCTTGCCCGCGAAATGCATAGGCCCCGACGAACTCACAGCCCACGTCTGCCGAATGATGTCGATCGCCTCGCTCAACGCGTCGATCTGTCCGCCCCGCGTCGCCGGCACGTCGCCACCGATCGCCGCGGCTGCGTCGAGAGTAAACGTGTCGCCCGGGCCGAGGCCGAGCTCGAAGCGGCCGCTGGAGAGCAGGTCGAGGCTCGCGGCGGCACGCGCGAGCAGCCCCGGAGGCCGCAGCGGAAGGTTGAGCACGTATCCGGAGAGGCGAATGCGTTCGGTTCGCGCGGCGACGTAGGAGAGCAGGGTCCACGTGTCAAGCAGTCCGGGGTTGTACGGGTGGTCCATGAATGTGATCAGGTCCAGTCCCGCGCGCTCGGTCTGGCGTGCGAGTTCGACAGCATGCTGTGGACGGGCGCTCTGTGGGGCAACGAAGGTGCCGAACGCCAGATCATGTCCGTAGTCAGGCATGCGCACTCCTGGAATGACACCGGATCGGGACAGCGGCAATCACGGGCGTGCGGGCCAGGCGAAGTCTTCGACGGTCTTTCGCGCCCACTCTCGGTTGCGCCATGTCGGATTCAGATCGACAAGTTCGGCAGTGACGCGGTCGATGATCTTGGCTTCGCTGAGCTCGCCGGCCGCGTGGAGCTCGCTGACCCTCCGCCGGGCGAGCTCGAAATACGCGAGCGTGTCCGCGATCCGCTCCGGGCCGCCGACATGGCCATGGCCAGGAACGACATGATGCGCTCCGAGGCTCTGCAGCCGCTCTAGTCGGTCAATCCAGGGCCTTGCGTGCGACTCGTCGTCGCCGAGCACGCTGAACAATCCTTCTTCGACGAGGTCACCCGTGAAGAGCACCGGCTCCTCGCCGACAACCAGCAACACCTGATCGCCGCGAGAGTGTGCGCCACCGACCTCATGGAACTCGACGAGCTTGTCGCCTCCGAGGTCGAGTTGCAGATAGCCGGTATACATGACGTGCGGACGAACGAACGCGATGCCTTCGAACATGTCGGCGAGCATCGGCATGAGGCCCCGGAACACGCCGAGGAGCACCGGTCCCTTTTCTTGCACCTCGTGCCATTGCGTCAGGTTGCACAGAATCGTCACGTCGTCGTGCACCGCGTTGGCTCCGAAGCCGTGTTCCGGGTGAGCGTGTGTATGCGTGACGAAGACCGGGCGATCCTCACCCAATCGGCGGGCGAGCCCCGCCACCGCACGCGCATTGCTCGTCCCAAGACCAGTGTCGATGACCAGGGTGCGGCGCTCCCCCACGACGATGCCGACGTTCGGCACCAGGGGCGTGTGGTCACGGTCAGGGATGATCCAGACCCCGTCTGAGAGCTCCTCGACGTCGTCGGTGTCGATAACCGGCCGGCCGAAGGGGGCTCGCTCGTCGGTCACTGATCTGAACTTCCGGTGGGCGGCAGATGGGTCGCAGCCGCTGCGCGATGCGCGGCCTTCCGCGCCTCGTCCATCGTGAGCAGAGCAGTCGTCTGCATGCGCGTGACTTCGCCGGTGGCGCGAATCGCCATCGCGATTGCGGCTGCGGCCGCTGGATCTGGGGCCTCGAATACGACGGCGCCGTCGAACTCGCCGAAGCAGTACCAGTATCCGAGCATCGTGGCGCCGACTGACGCGACCATCGCCGCGGCCTGCGCGGCGTGGTCGACGTCAGGCTCGTGCACCAGGTTGGCCACCGAACTCGGCGTGTAGCTGAACTGCACGAGAAAGTGCGGCATCGTCGGCTCGTTACGCCGGCACTGCGTGCTCGGACTGGACGCTAGCCATGATGCCCGGCGACGCCTCGGCGATGAGCTCGAAGTAAGCATTCGCGGTGTCACCGCGCGACCAGTCCATTTGAAGCTCCGTCGCCAGCGAGAGCCAGCTCAACGGGATCACCCCGGCCTGGACCATCCGCTGTACCGCTAGATCGTGGGTCTCACGGCTTTCCCCCGCGGTCGCATCGGCAACGAGACCAACGGTGTACCCCGCGCGCAGGGCACCGAACGCGGTCTCGATCACGCAACCGTCAGTGGATATTCCGCCGATGACGAGCCGGGGGCGCCCGGCGGCCTCGACTGCCTTCGCCACCTCGGCGTTGTCGAGGGCGTTGTATTCTCCGCCGCGATAGATGATCGGATGGTCACCCAGCGCCTCGAGCAGCTGCGGGTAGGGCTTCTGACCTCCACCGAGGTTGACGACGAAGCCGGTCTTGAAGCTCAGTGCTGTCTTCGCCAGAGCGACCGTTGCGGTCAGGTGATCGCTAACTGCATGCGATCGGAACGAGTTCAGGAATCCGATCGAGTAGTCCACCATAAGGATCGTCGTGTTGTCCGGGGTGAACGGCTCCAGCGTTGGTTCGGGCATTGTTCCTCCTCATTGCGACGGACGCCAGAGGTCGGTCCCCTGGGCGCATGGCTAGTGGAGCGGTGCGAGGTGACCCATCTCGCCGCTGCGGAAGCGGGTCACCGCCGCTGCGACTTGTTCGCGACTGTTCATGATGAAAGGGCCGTCGGCGACGACGGGCTCGGACACTTCCCGGCAAGAAAGGAGGAGCAGCTGCGTCGCCGGGCTCGTCGCGTTCAGGGTCAGAGCGCCCGCACCACCGCGCACGGCAACTGCTTGCTGTGACCCGAGATCGACGTACTGTCCCTCGCGCAACCGGGCCGTAGCCGAACCCTGAAGCACGTAGATCGCCGTGACGTTCTCGGGCAGCAGGTCGATACTGACCTCGCTCGACAGATGAATGTCCAGGAAGGTGAACGGTTCGATCGGAACCAGCGGCGACGGGACGCCCTGGAACGCGCCGACGACCACCCGGACTCGAGTGCCCTCCTCGCCCAGCCATTCCGGCACCTCGTCGCCGCGCAGGGACAGGACGCGCGGGTCGCCCGTCTTGTGGCTCGCAGACAGGTTCACGAACAGCTGCAACCCGTGCAGCTGAACGCCCTGGTCAGCGGGCACCTCCTCGTGGACGACGCCGCGCCCGGCCTCGCTCCAGACGATGCCGCCCGGCCCGATCGTCAGGTCGACGCCTGTGGACGCCCGGCTCCGGACCGCACCGCGCGAATCCTCGAACACGTAGGTCACTGCAGCGAACCCCGCATGCGGGTGCGGAGAGAACGGAAGTCCGCTCACCCTGAAGTCGTCGATGACCGCGATCGAGCTCGAGATGCCCAGCGCGTCCATGTCGACGAACTGGAGATCGTCGAAGCCAGGGATGTGCCGAGGGGTCGTCTCAACCACGCGGGAGAATGAGCTCATCACTTGGCGACCTCCGCAGCAGAACGCCGCGCGGTCAGCGCCGTCCTCCAGGCACTGGCCTGATCGAGGAGCAGGTCGGGAACCGGACGGTTGTCGTCACCCGGCTCGACGATGCGGAAGTCCTCGAACTCGCTCATCAGCGACAGCGCTGCCTGCTGGCGGACGTCCGCTGCGTGAAGTTCTCCTGCGATCAGTCGACGGTGCGCAGCCGCCCGAGCGCCGCCCGGCCGCGCGCGGTCCAGAATGATGCCGATCTTGGTCATCGCCTGCTCCACTCGCTTTTGTTGATACATCCGCAAACTATCGAGCGAACGCGGACATGTCAACAAACTGCTAAGGTCGATGCGTGGATGCGAAGCGGCTGGACGACCGCGAAGCTCGGGCGTGGCGGGGGTTTCATCGTCTTCGTACCGAATTGACCGCCCACCTGGCCCGCCAGCTGGCCCGCGACAGCGGGCTCACCGAGGCCGACTACGCGGTACTGGTACAGGTGTCAGAAGCCCCTGGACGCCGGCTGCGATCCCGCGACCTCGGTCGAGCACTGCGGTGGGATCGCAGCCGGCTGTCTCACCAGGTCGGCCGAATGGAACGACGTGGAACGCTGCGACGTGAGTCCTGTCCGAGTGATGCTCGAGGGTTTGACGTCGTTCTCACCGATGCTGGGCTGGAGGCAATTGAGGCAGCCGCTCCCATCCACCTGGCAGCCGTGCGGCACTGCTTCGTCGACATCCTGAGCCCAGAGCAACTCGACACGTTGACCGAGATCGCCAACGCAGTCACAGCGCATCTCGAAGCAGAACACGTCGACGCAACAGACACTGACGAACCAACAGCCAGCGCTGAACCCGACTGATCAGTTTCGGACGCTCATCAGCATCATCGGGCACAACTGGGTCTGGGCGGATTCACGTTGGGCGGCGATCAAGGTGCCGCCCCAGTGGAGGTGGCGGGAATCGAACCCGCGTCCTTCGGCAGTGAACCAGGGCTTCTCCGGGTGCAGCCAGCGAGTGGTCTACTCGGCCCCGACAGTCATGCTGGCGAGCTGTCGCCGGGTCCAGTCGCTGTTTGGTGTTCCTCACGTCCCCGCGACCGAGGCGAGAGGTGAGCTTCCTAGCGATGCCAGATCCCGGGCCGGAAGCACTCCCGGGCTGACACAGTCACTCAGGCTTAGGCAGCGAGAGCGAACTGGGTGCGGTTTGAGTTCGCACTTGTGTTTAGTACGACGCGTGGTTTACGAGGTCAGTGTCGTCATCCTCGACCCGCTTCCCCTGGCTCGACGTCCGAAGTCGAAGCCAATCACCCCCTGTGCAGTTGTACCTCCAGAGTATGTCAGCGCGGCACGCCCGTCTCCACCGGATATCCCGACCGGCGCCAGTCGTGCATCCCCCCGGCCACGTTGATCGCGCTGATGCCCTGGGTCGCCAGGAAGTCGGCCACGACCGCACTGCGGGCGCCGACCTCACAGATGACGTACAGCGGCTGGCCGCCCCGCAGGTCCTCCACGCGGCCGCGGACGGTGCGCATCGGGACCAGCTCGGAGCCGGCCACGTGCCCGAGGACGTACTCCTCCTCCTCACGCACGTCGACCAGACGCGCGCCCTCGGCGAGGGCGACCTGCAACTCGGTGATGTTGGCCTCCACGCACATCAGCCTGCCACGCCTCCACTGCTCGAGCTGGCCATGAGCGAGGAGGTGTCGACGGCCTGGAAGGCCGACGCCGGGATCTTCTTGAGCTGGTCGAGCAGCGCCGAGGGCCAGTGGGTGTCCTGGGTGCCCTGGAAGTACCACGGGGAGCCGTTGTCGGCGAGCACCAGACCGTACTTCTTCATCGCCTTGAGGATCTCCTGCGCCTGAGCGGAGTAGCCGGAGATCGGGTACGACGCCTTGAGGCGGAAGCGCGCGCCCATCGGCGGGTAGGCCCAGCTCGACGTCGACCCCGCCTCGTGGCGCGCCGGCCACAGGTAGTGGGTGGACGTGATGTCGGTCGTGAACCGGATGGCGTGGTCGATGCGGTTGTACTTGACCTCGTCCCAGCGCAGCAGCCCCGGCATGATCGGCAGCCCGGCCGCGTCGGCAGAGGTCCAGCCGGCGGGGCGCAGCTTGTTCGACGTCAGGGACCACACGGCGCCGGAGCCGGCGTGCCAGACCCCGCTCGACGACTTCTTCGCGTTCCAGAGCTCGTAGAGCTTGCACGTGCTCTTGTCCACGATGATCGCGTGCCGGTCGCCGGTGGCGTTGGCCCCGCCCTCGATCTTGGTGTCGGACCCAAGCGGGTACTTCACGTGGTCGCTCTCGTCGGAGTAGCCGAAGACCACGGACACCTTGGCGTGGGTGCCGGACACGTAGGTGATCGGGATGCCGTACGGCACGGGCTGGGCGCCGTACGACGGCCCGAAGTCGGGGTGCAGCTTGCTGCTCGGCGACATGTGGGACAGCCAGGTCGCGGAGCGGGGGTCCACCGGCAGCTTCGAGATGTCCGCGTGCCAGTAGTTGCTCGCCGGGAAGGCCGTGCACGTCGTCCCCGGCAGGTGGTGGGCGACGGGTGTGCTCGCCACGACCGCGGCGGCGGCCTTCTCCGCGGGGGCCGCCTGGGCCGCGCCGCTGACCAGGACGAGTGGTACGCCCGCCGCGAGTGCGGCAGCGACGGCGAGCGGCGTACGGCGCGAGCGAAGGCTCCTCATGGCGCTGCTATCGGCGCCAGGTGCTGGCCGGGTTAGACGCCTGACGAGTGATGACTCACCAGGAGCCCCCGCCCCCGCCGCCGAAGCCGCCGCCGGAGAAGGTGGCCCCGCCGGTCCCGGCGGACACCGGCGCCTCGGCCATGGCCGCCCCAGTCGTGGCCGCGAAGGAGGACAGCGAGTCCGTCAGCGACCCGAGGTCCCAGCCGGGCGGGCCGACGTACCAGGCCAGCGCCGGCGAGACCGGGACGCCGCCCGCGCCCACGGCCCCCGCCGCGCCGATCGAGGCGAACGCCTTCGCCCAGCGGTCCGCCTCGTGGAAGACGATCGCGTAGGGCAGGTAGCGGGAGAAGATGTCCTCCCGCTCCTCGAAGCGCAGCTGCTCGGCCTCCGCGGTCGCGATGTACTGCCGGAACCCGAGGGTCTTGGTCAGCGCGGCGCGCCCCTTGGCGGTCCGCGCCGGCATCCGGTGGGCGACCGCGAGCAGGCCGAGCCCCGCGACGACGAGCCCCAGCCCGATGAGCCCCGCGTGGGTGTAGCGGGCGAGCAGGTACGTCGCCCCGACGGCCAGGGCCACCGCGAACAGGCCGATCCCCGTCCACGTCGTGCGCACCGACTGCGGCGAGGAGCGGAAGAAGCCCTGGCGCACGGCGTCGACGTACATCTCGGACTTCACCTCCTCGAGCTGCTTCGAGAACGTCCGCTTCAGCTCCGAGACCTGGACCGAGGAGCGCCCGGCGAACAGCTTGGCCAGCAGCACCTGTTCGTAGGGCAGGAGCTTGCTGTAGTCCGTGGACAGCTGGACCAGGGTCCAGTCGCGCGAGGCGAACCAGTGCGCGCGCTCCTGCTCCTCGATGCGCAGGTAGCCGCGCACCGCGAGGTCGACGATCGTCGCGGAGACGTCGAGCGGGTCGACCCGCTCGTCGAGCAGCGTCCCGACCTGGCCAGGCCGCAGCCCGTCGGGTGGCTGGAACTCCACGGCGACCGGGGTCCGGTCGAACAGCGGCTCGGTCTCCTCGGGGCCGCTGCCGCCGACCGGGGTGAGGCCGGGCACCTGGCCGACGTAGCGCTTGTCCCTGCCCTTGCGCCCGACGAGGACCCCGACTCCGAACAGCCCGGCCAGGGCAACCAGGCCCGCGCCACCGACCGTGGGAGCGGACACCGAGAAGGCCCGCGAGACCGCCCACTTCTCCTTGAGGATCGGCTGGGCGGCGTCGGCTGCCACCGCGTCGGACGGCGCCGCGACCGACACGGTCACGCCCTCGTCCGCGCCAAGGTCGCGCTGGCTCACGTGGGCGACTCCACCCCGCACGACCGCCGTGGTGCACGGCAGCGCCGCGCCCTGCGGGCCCTGGAAGCACACGACGCTGGTGACCTTGGCGGGGAAGCTGACGCTCACCGTGGCCAGCCCCACGGGTGCCTGCCACTGCGTGCCGAGGGCGTTCCAGTCGAGCTGGACATGGTCGGAGAAGCGGTTCAGCGCGCCGCGGACGTCGTAGCCGAGCACGTACGTGTGCTGACCGGTGATCGTCTTGTTCGGGTCCCCGATGCGGATCACGAGGTAGCGCCCGGAGTGGCTGGTCTTGACCTGGTCCGGGGCGTCGCTGGTCACGTGGATGTTCGAGATCTCCAGGACCCGCTCGTACGCCGGCTTCGGCGGGTAGTCGTAGACCACGGGGATGGTGCGGTAGATCCCGTGGTGCGGGGTGTCGCCGAAGTCGTAGACGATGCGCTCCCGCACATGGGTCACGCCGTCGCGGGCGACGGTGACCGTGACGGCGTACGACCGCGTCACCTCCCCGGTCTGCGCCCACGCCCGCGACCCACCGAACGCCCCGCCGACCAGCGCCGGCGCGAGCACCAGTGCCAGCGCCATCCCAAGCCCGAGCACCACGAACGCGAGCGAGGCACCCCGTTTCATGGGTGCTCAGTCCTCCTGGCCGCGGGCGCGGCGGGCCACCGCCCGCTGGGTCTCGCGTGTCGCCTGCCGCTCGGCGAGCGCATGGCGCTTGTCGTAGGTCTTCTTGCCCCGCGCCACCGCGAGCTCGACCTTGGCGTAGCCGTCCTTGAAGTACAGCGAGAGCGGTACGAGCGTGAGGCCGGTCTCCTTCGTCCGGCCGACCAGCTTGTGGATCTCACCCTTGCGCAGCAGCAGCTTGCGCACCCGTCGCGGGGCGTGGTTGTTCCAGGTCCCCTCGGTGTACTCCGGGATGTGCACGTTGTGCAGCCACACCTCGCCGTCCCTGACCGTGGCGTAGCCGTCGACGAGCGAGGCACGCCCGGCCCGCAGCGACTTCACTTCGGTGCCGGTGAGCACGAGCCCGGCCTCGTAGGTGTCCTCGATGTGGTAGTCGTGGCGCGCCTTCTTGTTCTGGGCCACCAGCTTGCGGCCCTCCTCACGCGGCATGGCTCAGCCCCGCCCCGCCGGGCCGACCGCGGCGACCAGCCCGCTCAGCACCTCGAGCGCCCGCGCCTCGGCCACCCGCGGTGAGGCGGTCGGGTCGACCGAGATGTCCGGCTCGATGCCGACCCCGTCGATGGTCCGGCCGGCGGGCGTGACGTAGGTCCCCACGGTGATCTCGATCGCCGAGCCGTCGGCCAGCCGCGAGGGCTCCTGGACCGACCCCTTCCCGTACGTCCGCGAGCCGACGACCACCGCGCGCCCGCGGTCCTGCAGGGCGGCGGTGACGATCTCCGCCGCGCTCGCCGTGCCTCCGTCGACCAGGACGACCAGCGGAGTCCTCGTGTCTCCGCCCGGGCTCGCGTCCAGCGTGGTGCGCCCCTGGTCCCTGCGGTCCAGGGACACCACCGGTCCACCGTTGAGGAAGGCGCCGGCGACCTCGACCGCCTCGTCGACGAGTCCGCCCGGGTCGTCGCGCAGGTCGAGGATCACCCCGGAGAGGCGGTGGCCCCGCTCGGCCGCGAGCGCCGCACGGACCTGGCGCCCCACACCGGAGGTGAAGGAGCCGATCCCGATCCGCAGCACCCCGCCGGACAGGCGCTCGACGGTCACCGAGTCGCTGCTGACGTCGGTGCGCACCAGGGTCAGGCTGCGCTCGTCACCCGCCGGTGAACGCACGATCACGCTCACCGGGGTCCCGCTCTTGCCGCGAAGCGCCGACGCGGCGGCGGCGACCCCGTGGCCGGTGACCGCCTGGCTGCCGACGAGCAGCAGCTGATCCCCCGCCGTGACCCCCGCGGTCGCCGCCGGGGAGCCCGGCTGGACGCTGGCCACGGTGATCTCCCCGTCGATGGCCTGGCGCAGCCAGAGACCGACGCCGGTGTAGCGACCTTCGAGGGCCGAGCTGAACGCGGCGTAGTCCTGCGCGGGATAGTAGGCGGACCACCGGTCGTCGAGGACCGAGAGCATGCCCTCGACCGCGGCCTTCTCCAGGGCCGCCTTGCTCACCGGGTGCTCGGCGTCCGCCTCGATCTTGGCCGCCGCCTGGTCGAGGACGCCGGGGCTGGCGGCCGCGTCGGAGCCCTTGGCGGAGCCGTCCTGGTCGGCCGTGGACGTCACCAGGCCACCGGCCGCGAAGGCGACCACGGCGACCAGGGTGTACGACAGCGCCCGCCGCAGCGGGGGCCTGAGGACGGCCATGACCGACCATCCTACGAGCGCCGGCGGGGCCGGACCGCGGCCTCAGACGCGCAGGTATCGCTGCAGGGAGACGAACGAGGCCACCGCGGCGAGCACGACACCCAGGACGAGGGTGAAGATCATGACCCCGCCGGCGGTGCCCCAGCCGATCCAGTCGCTGATCCGTACGTTCTCCGGCAGGCGATCTCGGAAGAAGACCTTCTCCACCATCGCGAAGACGCCGGCTGCGAGCAGGCCGCCGATGAGCGTCGACACCACGGCCTCGAGCACGAAGGGCAGCTGGATCGAGAGGTTGCTCGCGCCCACCAGCCGCTTGATGCCGGTCTCCCTGCGCCGGTTGAACGCCGACA is from Actinomycetes bacterium and encodes:
- a CDS encoding MBL fold metallo-hydrolase encodes the protein MTDERAPFGRPVIDTDDVEELSDGVWIIPDRDHTPLVPNVGIVVGERRTLVIDTGLGTSNARAVAGLARRLGEDRPVFVTHTHAHPEHGFGANAVHDDVTILCNLTQWHEVQEKGPVLLGVFRGLMPMLADMFEGIAFVRPHVMYTGYLQLDLGGDKLVEFHEVGGAHSRGDQVLLVVGEEPVLFTGDLVEEGLFSVLGDDESHARPWIDRLERLQSLGAHHVVPGHGHVGGPERIADTLAYFELARRRVSELHAAGELSEAKIIDRVTAELVDLNPTWRNREWARKTVEDFAWPARP
- a CDS encoding histidine kinase, whose protein sequence is MARDYRGRVRWRRFDRRDAVDVGLAAVGVALGYVTFFAGNPVGDPVAGPSWFVAVFPVLLAGPLALRRRAPLISFALIILAVVLQAVLSDDSPEGLQMIYALGLGAFSVAAYSRRMRALAGLGTAAVGYIVYAAANADVRTGEAGQLWAASFFAAALVGAWLWGLAVSTRREGRLHAARAHTAEARTAAAVAEERARLARELHDVVSHHLSVVVVQASGARSSNPDNAATLEKIENSGRESLAEMRRLLGVLREHDGAADLRPQPGLGDLPALASQFEEAGLHVEMTTDGLERGLPDVLALSVYRIVQEALTNVLRHSGASKARVSVDVSSQAVEIEIADNGTRHDEHQTPGHGLVGMRERTALFGGTFEAGPQAAGGYRVRAVCLLDPAT
- a CDS encoding GYD domain-containing protein; its protein translation is MPHFLVQFSYTPSSVANLVHEPDVDHAAQAAAMVASVGATMLGYWYCFGEFDGAVVFEAPDPAAAAAIAMAIRATGEVTRMQTTALLTMDEARKAAHRAAAATHLPPTGSSDQ
- a CDS encoding pirin family protein, with protein sequence MDALGISSSIAVIDDFRVSGLPFSPHPHAGFAAVTYVFEDSRGAVRSRASTGVDLTIGPGGIVWSEAGRGVVHEEVPADQGVQLHGLQLFVNLSASHKTGDPRVLSLRGDEVPEWLGEEGTRVRVVVGAFQGVPSPLVPIEPFTFLDIHLSSEVSIDLLPENVTAIYVLQGSATARLREGQYVDLGSQQAVAVRGGAGALTLNATSPATQLLLLSCREVSEPVVADGPFIMNSREQVAAAVTRFRSGEMGHLAPLH
- a CDS encoding LLM class flavin-dependent oxidoreductase; translation: MPDYGHDLAFGTFVAPQSARPQHAVELARQTERAGLDLITFMDHPYNPGLLDTWTLLSYVAARTERIRLSGYVLNLPLRPPGLLARAAASLDLLSSGRFELGLGPGDTFTLDAAAAIGGDVPATRGGQIDALSEAIDIIRQTWAVSSSGPMHFAGKHYQVAGERGPKPAHDIAIWVPAGGPRARQLVGRSADGWISGGAWMTDVSRELAAGNRAIDDAATMAGRDPRAIRRIFDFHGTFDRFGRGYTQGSPAQWVDALLPLAVDHGIATFVLVADDAHPIALFGDEVAPALREAVAGARGTVKRSSTTAGEREPSADGYIDVDQVRRRDDRAG
- a CDS encoding response regulator transcription factor, which codes for MTEETIRIVLADDQDLVREGVRMMLEAEADFRVIGEARSGIAAVQRVEELDPDVVLMDIRMPVMDGIEATTRIASTGARARVLILTTFDLDEYVFLALRAGASGFLLKDATRDQLTRGVRSVARGDALLDPGITRRLIEEYCRVPPASSAAEHARLTLSERELEVLLHVAQAKSNAEIAADLFVSEATVKSYVARLLSKLGLRDRVQIVVYAYEQGLVAPGARDDHLGK
- a CDS encoding isochorismatase family protein; its protein translation is MPEPTLEPFTPDNTTILMVDYSIGFLNSFRSHAVSDHLTATVALAKTALSFKTGFVVNLGGGQKPYPQLLEALGDHPIIYRGGEYNALDNAEVAKAVEAAGRPRLVIGGISTDGCVIETAFGALRAGYTVGLVADATAGESRETHDLAVQRMVQAGVIPLSWLSLATELQMDWSRGDTANAYFELIAEASPGIMASVQSEHAVPA